The following proteins come from a genomic window of Streptomyces sp. NBC_01716:
- the eda gene encoding bifunctional 4-hydroxy-2-oxoglutarate aldolase/2-dehydro-3-deoxy-phosphogluconate aldolase — MTSVLDLAPVVPVVVVDDPADAVPLARALVAGGLPVIEVTLRTPVALEAIRAIAALVPEAVVGAGTVITPESVTESVTAGARFLVSPGWTGSLLDAMLTSGVPFLPGVSTASEVVALLERGVTEMKFFPAEAAGGTAYLKSLWGPLPQARFCPTGGISLASAESYLALPNVACVGGTWMLPPDTLREKDWPRVEKLAREAAALR, encoded by the coding sequence ATGACCTCCGTGCTCGACCTCGCCCCCGTTGTCCCTGTCGTCGTCGTGGACGATCCCGCCGATGCCGTGCCCCTGGCCCGCGCCCTTGTGGCCGGCGGCCTGCCCGTGATCGAGGTGACCCTGCGCACCCCGGTCGCGCTGGAAGCGATCCGGGCGATCGCGGCACTGGTGCCGGAGGCGGTGGTGGGCGCGGGGACGGTCATCACGCCGGAGTCGGTGACGGAGTCGGTGACAGCCGGGGCGCGCTTCCTGGTCAGCCCGGGATGGACCGGGAGCCTGCTCGACGCGATGCTGACGTCCGGGGTGCCGTTCCTGCCGGGTGTCTCGACGGCCTCGGAGGTCGTGGCGCTGCTGGAGCGCGGCGTGACGGAGATGAAGTTCTTCCCGGCGGAGGCGGCGGGCGGCACGGCGTACCTCAAGTCCCTGTGGGGCCCGCTGCCCCAGGCCCGGTTCTGCCCGACGGGCGGGATCTCCCTGGCGTCGGCGGAGTCGTATCTGGCGCTGCCCAACGTGGCCTGTGTGGGCGGCACTTGGATGCTTCCGCCCGACACGCTCAGGGAGAAGGACTGGCCCCGGGTGGAGAAACTGGCCCGCGAGGCGGCGGCGCTGCGCTGA
- the yaaA gene encoding peroxide stress protein YaaA has translation MLVLLPPSEGKAASGRGAPLKPESLSLPALAEARAAVLDELVELCAADEEKAAEVLGLSEGLRGEIAKNVELRTAGARPAGDIYTGVLYDALGLATLDTAARRRAGKSLLVFSGLWGAVRIGDRIPSYRCSMGVRLPGVGALSTHWRKAMAPVLPEVAGGGLVLDLRSSSYAPAWKPVGEVAARTATVRVLHAQVVDGVEKRSVVSHFNKATKGRLVRDLLMAGAGPRRPAQLVETLRELGYVVEVTEPGGAGRAWALDVVVTEIH, from the coding sequence GTGCTCGTGCTGTTGCCGCCGTCGGAAGGCAAGGCCGCATCCGGCCGCGGGGCTCCGCTGAAGCCGGAGTCACTGTCACTGCCCGCCCTGGCCGAGGCACGCGCAGCCGTACTGGACGAGCTGGTGGAGCTGTGCGCCGCCGACGAGGAGAAGGCCGCCGAGGTCCTGGGCCTGAGCGAGGGGCTGCGCGGCGAGATCGCGAAGAACGTGGAGCTGCGGACCGCGGGGGCGCGGCCGGCCGGGGACATCTACACCGGGGTGCTGTACGACGCGCTCGGCCTCGCCACGCTGGACACCGCCGCGCGGCGGCGGGCCGGGAAGTCGCTGCTGGTCTTCTCCGGGCTGTGGGGAGCGGTACGGATCGGCGACCGGATCCCGTCGTACCGGTGCTCGATGGGCGTGCGGCTGCCGGGCGTCGGGGCGCTGAGCACGCACTGGCGCAAGGCGATGGCGCCGGTGCTGCCCGAGGTGGCGGGCGGCGGGCTCGTACTGGACCTGCGCTCGTCGTCGTACGCGCCGGCCTGGAAGCCGGTGGGCGAGGTCGCCGCCCGTACGGCCACGGTGCGCGTCCTGCACGCGCAGGTCGTGGACGGTGTGGAGAAGCGGTCGGTGGTCAGCCATTTCAACAAGGCGACGAAGGGGCGGCTCGTCCGGGACCTGCTCATGGCGGGTGCCGGGCCGCGGAGGCCCGCCCAACTGGTGGAGACGCTGCGCGAGTTGGGGTATGTGGTGGAGGTCACCGAGCCCGGTGGGGCGGGGCGGGCGTGGGCGCTGGACGTGGTGGTGACGGAGATCCACTGA
- a CDS encoding MerR family transcriptional regulator, producing the protein MRIGEIAALVGVTSRAVRHYHHMGLLPEPGRRANGYRVYSVRDAVLLARIRRLSELGLSLDEVRDVLADDAGRELAEVLGELDADLARQEEEIRNRRRRLAELMTEPLPPEGPVSPKLARLLRAAPDLDSAMAAKDRELLVLLDTAGGGEEFYEALHPLLEDPDVLALYGRLDDLADAPADDPRIVPLADALAAIVPDAVLDAIPEDDGPPVLEGVGAAIFADFSPAQAEVARLVMEALGPMRARRARERQDRKTDGEGTG; encoded by the coding sequence ATGCGAATCGGAGAGATCGCCGCACTCGTGGGGGTCACCTCGCGGGCGGTGCGGCACTACCACCACATGGGGCTGCTGCCCGAGCCCGGGAGGCGGGCCAATGGGTACCGCGTCTACTCCGTACGGGACGCCGTACTCCTCGCCAGGATCCGGCGGCTCTCCGAGCTGGGGCTCAGCCTCGACGAGGTACGGGACGTCCTCGCCGACGACGCGGGGCGTGAGCTGGCGGAGGTGCTCGGGGAGCTGGACGCCGATCTGGCGCGGCAGGAGGAGGAGATCCGTAACAGGCGGCGCAGGCTCGCCGAGCTGATGACGGAGCCGCTGCCGCCCGAGGGGCCGGTGTCGCCCAAGCTGGCGCGGTTGCTGCGGGCCGCGCCGGACCTGGACTCGGCGATGGCGGCCAAGGACCGCGAACTGCTCGTGCTGCTCGACACCGCGGGCGGCGGCGAGGAGTTCTACGAGGCCCTGCACCCCCTGCTGGAGGACCCGGACGTCCTCGCCCTCTACGGCCGCCTCGACGACCTCGCCGACGCCCCGGCGGACGATCCCCGCATCGTCCCGCTCGCCGACGCACTGGCGGCCATCGTCCCGGACGCGGTGCTGGACGCGATCCCGGAGGACGACGGGCCGCCCGTGCTGGAGGGGGTCGGGGCGGCGATCTTCGCCGACTTCTCCCCTGCCCAGGCCGAGGTGGCCCGGCTGGTGATGGAAGCGCTCGGGCCGATGCGGGCGCGGCGGGCGAGGGAGCGACAGGACAGGAAGACGGACGGGGAGGGAACGGGATGA